The genomic stretch TTGTTTGGGTAACGAAGTAGACTGGTCACAAATTCCTGCGTCCAGGAATTTATTACGCAACATCAGGGAAGTAATAATCGGAACGTCCAACCCCAGCTGTTCGGCATAAGGCCTGGCTGACACGGGCATTCTCCCGGTGGCAAAGGTCACATAAACTCCCTGCTCCTTAGCTTGATGAATGGCTGTTATAACGCGTTGGGATAGGGTTAAATCATTTCGTAATAATGTATCATCTAAATCTGTTGCGACCAGCTTAATACTCAAATCTCTCATCTCCTCTTGGAATTACTTCGACAAGTGGAAGAGGGAATCCTCTTGACCCATAATCGTGGTAGCGTCATCCTAAAAATAAATAGTTATACAAAACTATTATTCCTAGTTGCTCTCTTTCAAAGTAGCTTTTCAATTCGTAAATTTTGTACCCCTTCCCAGAGCACGGTATGACCTAAATCAGATAGTTTAATCATTCCATCAACAATAGTTAAGAAGTGGTTGCCGGCGAGTTGTCAGACCTTACTCGAGAACTGAGTACTTTTATAGGGAATAAGGGTCTCTGTTTCGCCGATTCCACCTGGATAGAGTAAAATTCCGCCTTTTGAAGGACGGCTTGTATGATTTTCGTAAGATACCCCAAATTCCGAGTTTCCGAGAGAAATCCAAGTTGCCTCCCCACTCCAACGAGCATGAATCATTTCGCTTTCAAAGGGTAGGTGCTTTACCGCGCCATTCAACATACCTTGCCAAAGCCCATTAAAATTCTCTGGACTTCTCAAGGGTGGTGATAGGACAAACTTGGCCTTTCATGTCCTTCTAACTCATAGTTTTCATCGGATAACACCAGGTAATGAGGGCAACTTTCAGCATAAACTTGCACCCCTCTTGCTTTGGCCTCTTGAACAAACTGAAGCCTTTTAGCTGTACTGATGTGGGCTATAAGTGTTGGGCACCCCGTAATTTCTGCGAGAGTAATAGCCCGATTAATAGCTTCAACTTCCATCAGTTCAGGACGGGTTTTGCCATGATAAACTGGTGAAGTCTTTCCTTGGGCAACATATTCTTCTTGCAAAGTTGCAAAGATATCTTTGTTTTCTGCATGTATCGCTGCAGTACTCCCCGCTTCTTAATTCTCTCATCATGCTAAAAAGTTCTCTATCCGACATGGCAATCTCGTTGGCCATAAAGAGTTTAAAGGAAGTAATTCCTAGTTCCACGAGAGCATCTAATTCTTGGGAGCTCGTCTCGTTCGGTTGTGTAATGATAAGGTGAAATCCATAATCTATGGCTGATTGTTTGGCATGATCCTTCCATTGGTTTGCAGTCTCTAAAAGTGAATTACCCTTTTTCTGGATGACGTAATCCATGATCGTGGTCGTTCCTCCAACCACTATTTTTAATCGTAGTGAGCGACGCCCCTTTGTTTTTACGCAGAATTAGACCGTTGCTCTTCCAACAATCCTGTACGAAGAACAACGGCCTATTGTTAGTTGTTTAGCATAAATTACCAGGTGTCAGTTCAAATGCTTCTTCAAAAACTTCCCAGTATAAGACTTGGAACAAGCGGCGACTTCCTCGGGAGTTCCAGTGATGAGGATTTGCCCACCCCCATTGCCCCCTTCAGGACCAAGGTCAATGAGATAATCAGCTGTCTTGATGACATCGAGGTTATGCTCAATGATCAGGACAGTATCGCCGCCATCCACCAAACGATGCAGAACCTCCAGCAAACGGTCCACATCCGCCATATGCAGTCCTGTAGTGGGTTCATCCAAAATGTAAATAGTTTTGCCGGTGCTGCGCCGACTTAGTTCAGTAGCTAGTTTAATCCGCTGAGCTTCCCCACCGGACAAAGTGGTGGCAGGTTGGCCAAGACGAATATATCCTAAACCTACATCCTGGAGGGTTTGAATCTTGCGGAGAATCTTTGGGACGGCTTGGAAAAACTCCACTGCTTCATCTACCGTCATGTCGAGGACATCCGCAATGCTTTTCCCTTTGTACTTCACTTCCAAGGTCTCACGATTATAGCGAGCTCCACGGCAGACTTCACAAGGAACATAAACATCCGGGAGAAAATGCATCTCAATCTTGATGATGCCATCTCCTTTGCAGGCTTCACAACGGCCACCTTTTACATTAAAGCTAAATCGTCCGGTGGCATAGCCTCTCATCTTGGCCTCGGGAATCTGGGAGAAAAGCTCACGTATATAATCAAATACCCCGGTATAGGTCGCGGGATTAGAACGTGGCGACCTACCAATAGGAGATTGGTCAATATCAATGACTTTATCCAGATGCTCTATGCCTTCCATACTTTTAAAGAGGCCGGGCCGGAGTTTAGTCGCACGGTTAAGCTTTGTGGCCAAGGTCTTATAGATAATCTCATTGACGAGGGTGCTTTTCCCTGAACCCGATACACCGGTAACCACATTGAAAACCCCAAGGGGTATGCGAACATTGATATTCTTTAGATTATTTTCTCGGGCACCTTTCACTTCCAGCCACTTGCCGTTGAATTGCCTTCTCGCCTCCGGAACGGGAATTCTGCGCGTACCGGTCAGGTATTGGCCGGTGATCGAAGCGGGGTTAGCTTTGATATCTTCGATGGTCCCTTCGGCAATAATTTGCCCTCCATGAACTCCCGCTCCCGGGCCGATATCGATGATATGATCGGCAGCTATCATGGTATCTTCATCATGCTCAACCACCACGAGAGTATTCCCTAGATCTCTTAAATGCTCTAAGGCAACCAAAAGCTTTTCATTATCTCTCTGGTGCAAGCCGATGCTGGGCTCATCTAGGACATAGAGGACTCCCGTTAAGCTCGAGCCGATCTGGGTGGCAAGGCGAATCCGCTGGGCTTCACCTCCGGAGAGTGTCCCTGCAGCTCGATGTAGGGTCAAATAATCGAGGCCGACGTTGATTAAGAATCCCAACCGATCACGAATCTCTTTGCGAATTTGCCGGGCAATGGTTTCTTCCTTTTCACTGAGTTGCAGTTGGTTGATAAACTCCAGTGCTTCAGTGATGGGCAGTCGAGTGTAATCATCGATGGAAGAATCCCCCACTGTGACGGCTAAAGCCTCCGGCTTCAGACGTTTTCCCTTACAGGCGGGACAAGCTCGCTCGCTCATAAAGCTTTCTATATCGCTCTTCACATAATCTGAAGACGATTCCTTGTAGCGGCGCTCAAAATAAGAAATCAAACCTTCAAAAGGTCCTGAGTGTACTTTCGGCTTGTCATCAAAGAAGCTCATAAACTTATACTTTATCGGCTTTTCTATACCATGAAGCAGACCCTTCCATTGTTCCTCTGAGAGGTTTTCCAAAGGAGTATCCATAGTAAAACCGAGAGCCTCGCTAACAGCGGCTAGCAGAGCAGGATAATAATTGGATTGAGATTTGGCCCAAGGCGCGATGGCTCCTCCCTTAAGGGTCAGCTTTTTATCAGGAATGATTAAATCTATATCCACTTCTAAATTAGCACCTAAGCCTGTGCAATCAGGGCAGGCTCCAAAGGGGCTATTAAAGGAGAAAAGCCGCGGGGAGACTTCTTCAAGGGCAATGCCGCATTCCGCGCAGGCAAAATTCTCGCTAAAGAGGATCTCCGTTTCCCCGATGATGTCCACGAGGACATTACCTTCCCCCAGTTTCAATGCCACTTCTAAGGAATCCGCCAAGCGAACGGCGCTTTCGGGCTTAAGGGCTATACGGTCAATCACGACTTCGATCGAATGCTTTTTGTTCTTTTCCAGTTGAATCTCTTCACTTAAATCCCGTGCCTCGCCGTCCACGCGCACCCGCACATAGCCCGCTTTGCGGGCATCGTCAAACACTTTGGCATGCTCCCCTTTTTTTCCTTTGATCAGGGGCGCTAGAATCTGAAGCTTGGTCCGCTCCGGATACGTCATAATCTGATCCACCATCTGCTGTACGGTCTGTTGACTAATTTCCATGCCGCATTTTGGGCAATGGGGATGGCCAATCCGTGCATAAAGCAAACGCAGATAATCGTATACTTCAGTAACCGTTCCCACAGTAGAACGGGGGTTACGATTAGTGGTCTTTTGGTCGATGGAGATAGCCGGAGAAAGCCCTTCGATGTAGTCCACATCAGGCTTGTCCATTTGTCCGAGGAACATCCGGGCATAAGCGGAGAGAGATTCTACATAGCGTCGTTGACCTTCCGCATAGATAGTATCAAAGGCAAGCGAGGATTTTCCCGATCCGGATAGACCGGTGACAACGACGAGCTGGTCTCTGGGGATATCGACGTTAATATTTTTCAAGTTATGGGCGCGGGCGCCGCGTACTTTGATGAAGTTCTGGGTCATTGTGGTCCTCCTCAGGTTAGTTTGCTGTGGGACATATATGGGGCGCTTTGGGTATTTCTCTATTGTCAGAGTCTGTCTCCAGGGCTTTGCTTTACGCGTTCACTCTATAAGCTGCGCGGAGCAATCTAATCGCTCATATCCTTCGCTCCGTCGGGTTCCCGGCTAAATCGGCTCCTGCCTCGTAGCCGGTTGGAAACGTCCTGTTTCCAACCCGACTCCGCTGCAGACATTTCGCGAAGATTGCTTACCTGCTCGCTTAAATCCGTTCTCTGCTGTAAAGCAAAGCCCTTGGGCTGTTTTATTCTGATTATGCTTAGGGATAGCTTTTAGGCACAGGAGAATCTGGGCTCAATAAGAGCTGTCTGCTAGGATTGGAGGGACTTGGTCCAAAAAGCTGCTCAATGCCTTCAGAGCAGGAGCGATTTGGCCGGGCACCTTTCGGAGCGGGGAGCTTGAGCGTTAGTTTGGCACCGCGCAGCTTACTGAGCGAACGGTGTAACTCAAAATCCTGGAGACTAGATGTCATCGACAAAGCCAAATGCCTTGCTTCCTCGCCCCTCTTCCGAGCCCCAGGAGTCGTTTACTTCTTCTTACGAGCGCGTCCTTGGGACGGCCGCTTGTATTTGTTTTCTTCCCCTTTGAGCTCGATGATGGCGTCACGAATTTGAGCTGCTCGCTCAAAATCCATATCCTTGGCAGCCAAGCGCATTTCTTGTTCAAGGCTCTTCAGCAGCTCTTTCAGTTCTTCGGCAGGCAATTTAGCAGCGTAGGCTGCTTTCCTTTCCGCAACTTTGGTGGCTTCGGGGACTTCGTAGATCTTTTTGCGAATGCTTTGCGGGGTAATTCCGTTCTTCTCGTTATGGGCTTTTTGGATTTCTCGGCGTCGATCGGTTTCTTCAATGGCTACTTTCATAGATCGTGTCATTTGGTCGGCGTACATGATAACTTTCCCTTGGGCGTTTCGGGCGGCGCGTCCGATTGTCTGAATGAGGGAGCGCTCGGCACGCAGGAAGCCTTCTTTGTCCGCATCAAGAATCGCCACTAGAGAAACCTCCGGAAGGTCTAGCCCCTCCCTTAAAAGGTTGATCCCGACAATGACGTCAATTGCCCCTAGGCGCAGTTCCCGAAGTATTTCTACCCGTTCAAGGGTCGTAATATCGGAGTGGAGATATTTAACCGACAAATTAAGATTTTTCAGATAATCCGTTAAATCCTCAGCCATTTTCTTGGTAAGTGTGGTGACCAGGACCCGCTCATCCTGCTCAATTCTTCGGTTGATTTCACCCACCAGATCATCAATTTGACCCTTCGTCGGCCGGACAGAAATTTCCGGATCCAGTAGTCCTGTGGGGCGAATGATTTGCTCCACAATCTGCGGGCAATGCTCCAACTCATAGGGGCCAGGGGTAGCACTGATATACACCCGTTGGGGGACTAACTTGTCAAACTCCTCAAACTTTAACGGACGGTTATCTAGGGCTGAAGGAAGTCGGAAGCCAAACTCCACCAAGGTGGACTTACGGGAGCGGTCCCCTTCATACATTCCACGTACTTGGGGCAGAGTCACATGGGATTCATCAATCATCAGAAGATAATCCTCAGGAAAAAAGTGAAGCAGGGTATAGGGGGTGTCTCCTGGCTCACGAAAAGTCAAATGTCGCGAATAGTTTTCCACGCCATTACAAAAACCCATTTCTCTCAGCATCTCCAGATCATAGCGTGTTCGCTGCTCTAAGCGCTGAGCTTCCAGTAGCTTATTTTCTTCTTTGAAGAGCTTGAGTCGCGATTCCAATTCCTGCTCGATATTCTCGGCAGCTAGCAAAACTTTATCACGAGCAGTAACATAGTGTGAGTTCGGAAAAATGGAGATATGGCGCCGTTCGCCGATAATCTCGCCCGTAAGCACATTGATTTCGTAAATATGTTCGATTTCATCGCCAAACATTTCGATGCGCACGGCATGATCACTGGATCCAGCAGGGTAGACTTCAACGACATCGCCACGGACTCGGAAGGTCCCTCGTTCAAAAGCTATGTCATTGCGATTATATTGGACTGAAATCAACCTTTTCAAGATCTCATTGCGATCAATCTCTTGTCCTTGTCGCAGGGAAACCATTAGATCACGATATTCCTCGGGAGAACCCAAACCATAAATGCAGGATACGCTGGCCACCACAATTACATCTCGCCTTTCAAACAAGGCCGCCGTAGCAGAGTGGCGCATTTTATCAATCTCTTCGTTTATCGAGGAATCCTTTTCTATATAAGTATCACTGGAGGGAACATAGGCCTCCGGCTGATAATAATCATAGTAACTCACAAAATACTCCACAGCATTCTCAGGGAAGAATTCCTTGAACTCGCTGTAGAGTTGAGCGGCTAAGGTCTTATTGTGGGCCAAAATAAGTGTAGGGCGCTGCACTTTTTCAATAATATTGGCCATTGTGAAGGTTTTACCGGAACCAGTGACCCCCAACAAGGTTTGATGACGTCTGCCTGTATTTATACTTTCGACCAGAGCATCAATCGCCTGCGGCTGATCCCCGGAGGGCTTATAGGGTGAATGTAAACGAAACTCCATGGGGTGCCCCAATCTCCTTTCCAAATACACTATTCATAACTGTTTCTCATGAGTACTTCGGCAATCTTTTAATCATTCTAAACAAAATTATACCACTTCTTGTACGGGAAACAAACAAAAAAACCGAAAATATGTTCGGTTTTTTTGTAATTTTCAATGGAAATTTTAGGACTTCTTATTACCACTCTTTTCTGCGCCCGAAGACTTTTCACCTTGTGTCCCTTGTGTCCCTTGTGTCCCTTGTTGTCCTTGCTGCCCGTCTTGCTGCTTTTGCTGCTCTTTAAGTAGCATTTCCGGCGGAATCGTTCGAACTTGGTCATTGGCACTCTTCTCTATTCCCAGAACCTTACCTTGTTCATCAAGGTACTCACGGGTAATCTCTGTATGTACCTTTTCTGTCACTTTCTTTACCCCTTCAGGCATAACACCATGACTTCCTTCTTTTCCTTGAGAGGATGCGCCTTCCTGCTCTTGG from Desulfitobacterium dichloroeliminans LMG P-21439 encodes the following:
- a CDS encoding DUF3830 family protein — translated: MRSPENFNGLWQGMLNGAVKHLPFESEMIHARWSGEATWISLGNSEFGVSYENHTSRPSKGGILLYPGGIGETETLIPYKSTQFSSKV
- the uvrA gene encoding excinuclease ABC subunit UvrA, with the translated sequence MTQNFIKVRGARAHNLKNINVDIPRDQLVVVTGLSGSGKSSLAFDTIYAEGQRRYVESLSAYARMFLGQMDKPDVDYIEGLSPAISIDQKTTNRNPRSTVGTVTEVYDYLRLLYARIGHPHCPKCGMEISQQTVQQMVDQIMTYPERTKLQILAPLIKGKKGEHAKVFDDARKAGYVRVRVDGEARDLSEEIQLEKNKKHSIEVVIDRIALKPESAVRLADSLEVALKLGEGNVLVDIIGETEILFSENFACAECGIALEEVSPRLFSFNSPFGACPDCTGLGANLEVDIDLIIPDKKLTLKGGAIAPWAKSQSNYYPALLAAVSEALGFTMDTPLENLSEEQWKGLLHGIEKPIKYKFMSFFDDKPKVHSGPFEGLISYFERRYKESSSDYVKSDIESFMSERACPACKGKRLKPEALAVTVGDSSIDDYTRLPITEALEFINQLQLSEKEETIARQIRKEIRDRLGFLINVGLDYLTLHRAAGTLSGGEAQRIRLATQIGSSLTGVLYVLDEPSIGLHQRDNEKLLVALEHLRDLGNTLVVVEHDEDTMIAADHIIDIGPGAGVHGGQIIAEGTIEDIKANPASITGQYLTGTRRIPVPEARRQFNGKWLEVKGARENNLKNINVRIPLGVFNVVTGVSGSGKSTLVNEIIYKTLATKLNRATKLRPGLFKSMEGIEHLDKVIDIDQSPIGRSPRSNPATYTGVFDYIRELFSQIPEAKMRGYATGRFSFNVKGGRCEACKGDGIIKIEMHFLPDVYVPCEVCRGARYNRETLEVKYKGKSIADVLDMTVDEAVEFFQAVPKILRKIQTLQDVGLGYIRLGQPATTLSGGEAQRIKLATELSRRSTGKTIYILDEPTTGLHMADVDRLLEVLHRLVDGGDTVLIIEHNLDVIKTADYLIDLGPEGGNGGGQILITGTPEEVAACSKSYTGKFLKKHLN
- the uvrB gene encoding excinuclease ABC subunit UvrB produces the protein MEFRLHSPYKPSGDQPQAIDALVESINTGRRHQTLLGVTGSGKTFTMANIIEKVQRPTLILAHNKTLAAQLYSEFKEFFPENAVEYFVSYYDYYQPEAYVPSSDTYIEKDSSINEEIDKMRHSATAALFERRDVIVVASVSCIYGLGSPEEYRDLMVSLRQGQEIDRNEILKRLISVQYNRNDIAFERGTFRVRGDVVEVYPAGSSDHAVRIEMFGDEIEHIYEINVLTGEIIGERRHISIFPNSHYVTARDKVLLAAENIEQELESRLKLFKEENKLLEAQRLEQRTRYDLEMLREMGFCNGVENYSRHLTFREPGDTPYTLLHFFPEDYLLMIDESHVTLPQVRGMYEGDRSRKSTLVEFGFRLPSALDNRPLKFEEFDKLVPQRVYISATPGPYELEHCPQIVEQIIRPTGLLDPEISVRPTKGQIDDLVGEINRRIEQDERVLVTTLTKKMAEDLTDYLKNLNLSVKYLHSDITTLERVEILRELRLGAIDVIVGINLLREGLDLPEVSLVAILDADKEGFLRAERSLIQTIGRAARNAQGKVIMYADQMTRSMKVAIEETDRRREIQKAHNEKNGITPQSIRKKIYEVPEATKVAERKAAYAAKLPAEELKELLKSLEQEMRLAAKDMDFERAAQIRDAIIELKGEENKYKRPSQGRARKKK